In the Helianthus annuus cultivar XRQ/B chromosome 11, HanXRQr2.0-SUNRISE, whole genome shotgun sequence genome, one interval contains:
- the LOC110889933 gene encoding DNA polymerase I A, chloroplastic/mitochondrial-like, with product MKTKSYTCHPGPQSKKNFRSSMTMLLFNLTVFLLMLDMYASERRKAKMLNFSIAYGKTPVGLARDWKVLVNESKETVKRWYNGREEVLRWQEARKKEARSIGCVYTLLGRARTFPSTKKRYSVT from the exons ATGAAGACAAAAAG CTACACGTGTCATCCCGGACCCCAATCAAAGAAAAACTTCCGATCATCAATGACGATGTTGCTCTTTAACCTCACTGTGTTTCTCCTGATGTTG GATATGTATGCTTCCGAAAGAAGAAAAGCGAAAATGCTCAACTTTTCCATTGCGTACGGGAAAACCCCCGTTGGTCTTGCACGTGATTGGAAG GTTTTGGTAAACGAATCAAAAGAAACAGTTAAAAGATGGTATAACGGCAGAGAAGAAGTGCTCAGATGGCAAGAAGCCCGTAAAAAAGAAGCCCGGAGTATTGGATGTGTATATACACTGTTGGGCCGGGCCCGCACTTTCCCGTCCACAAAAAAACGCTACTCCGTCACATAG
- the LOC110887988 gene encoding G-type lectin S-receptor-like serine/threonine-protein kinase At4g27290: protein MEERRATKTNMIFSFLVLYASITSTHAADTISANQILRYNETLISPHETFELGFFNPGNSTNHYIGIWYKRISTRTVVWVANRNSPLTSTSGELALTLQGVLILRDATKGNVVWSSANSSTTSAMNPIGQLLDTGNFIIQDEAEDIDKKEPIWQSFDFMTDTLLPGMKLGWNLVMGIDRHFTSWKSSDNPASGEFSYLVDIRGYPQVLLMNGQSIKFRAGPWNGLTFSGAPALRPNLIYNFTFVLNQGEIYYQYNLLTSSVFTRLVLQPSGRIERLLWIDSKQEWSLYVSPESDQCDRYALCGPFGRCSIDRSPVCECLKGFEPTSPDQWRVGDWSQGCRRTVPLDCNPAEGFNKYTNLNLPDTRGSWYNQTMTLVECEKMCKSNCSCTAYTNSNVSGSESGCLLWFGDLINIRTFAANVETLYIRFSPSELDLIDKSKSSGAGRSVRVIVPIAFVVLVVLVSVCLFYRCNRKKQHQQEVVVVTFIGTRGNEFELRENRSDDNEDIELPLFSMSTLLKATNHFSVNRKLGEGGFGPVYKGVLEDGQEIAVKRLAKTSTQGLQEFKNEVISISKLQHRNLVKLLGCCIEGAEKMLIYEYMSNKGLNSIIFDKTQSKLLDWPARYHIIHGIAHGLLYLHQDSRLRIIHRDLKVSNILLDTDMNPKISDFGMARTFGGNQIEANTNRVVGTYGYMAPEYAGDGIFSIKSDVYSFGVLVLEVVCGEKNRGFIYKEHCNNLIGYVWRLHNEDNSLQLVDKCLGESINESQILRSVHVGLLCVQRDPEDRPTMESVIMMLGSESPLPSPKEPGFYIEKTMQNTIRYSRSCGTGSNNKLSITMLIGR from the exons ATGGAGGAAAGAAGAGCGACAAAGACCAATATGATCTTTAGCTTCCTTGTACTTTATGCATCGATAACTTCTACGCATGCCGCAGACACCATATCTGCAAACCAAATTCTTAGATATAACGAAACCCTCATTTCACcacatgaaacctttgaacttgGCTTCTTTAACCCCGGTAACTCCACCAACCATTACATCGGAATTTGGTACAAAAGAATATCCACCCGAACCGTTGTATGGGTAGCCAACCGAAACTCACCACTCACCAGTACCTCAGGCGAGTTAGCTCTCACCCTTCAGGGAGTTCTAATTCTCCGGGATGCCACTAAGGGTAATGTTGTATGGTCGTCAGCGAACTCGTCAACCACATCAGCCATGAATCCGATTGGTCAGCTTTTAGATACAGGCAACTTTATAATACAAGACGAGGCTGAAGACATTGATAAAAAAGAGCCCATATGGCAAAGTTTCGACTTTATGACAGACACTTTACTTCCCGGAATGAAGCTAGGCTGGAATTTGGTTATGGGGATTGACAGGCACTTCACGTCATGGAAATCTAGCGATAATCCTGCTTCCGGTGAGTTTTCTTATTTAGTTGATATTCGAGGATACCCTCAGGTGTTGCTAATGAACGGCCAGAGTATAAAGTTTCGGGCAGGTCCATGGAATGGACTCACGTTTAGCGGAGCTCCTGCTTTAAGACCGAACCTGATTTACAACTTCACGTTTGTTCTTAATCAGGGAGAAATATACTACCAGTACAATCTATTAACTAGTTCGGTTTTTACGAGGCTGGTGTTACAACCAAGTGGTCGTATAGAACGTTTGTTATGGATTGATAGCAAACAAGAATGGAGCCTTTATGTGTCTCCAGAAAGTGATCAATGTGATCGGTACGCGTTGTGCGGTCCATTTGGGAGATGCAGTATTGACAGGTCGCCTGTTTGTGAATGTTTGAAAGGGTTTGAGCCCACGTCTCCTGATCAGTGGAGGGTCGGAGATTGGTCTCAAGGGTGTAGACGTACGGTCCCTTTGGATTGTAACCCTGCAGAGGGGTTCAACAAATATACAAATCTGAACTTACCAGACACTCGGGGGTCATGGTATAACCAGACCATGACACTTGTAGAATGTGAGAAGATGTGTAAAAGCAATTGTTCGTGTACTGCTTACACAAACTCGAATGTCTCAGGGAGTGAGAGTGGTTGCTTGCTATGGTTCGGGGACTTAATCAATATTAGAACGTTTGCTGCAAATGTGGAGACTCTTTATATACGATTTTCACCTTCAGAGTTAG ATTTAATAGACAAAAGTAAAAGCTCAGGTGCAGGGAGAAGCGTACGAGTTATTGTCCCCATAGCATTTGTGGTTTTGGTCGTACTAGTTTCAGTATGCCTGTTTTATCGTTGTAATAGGAAGAAGCAACACCAACAAG AAGTTGTGGTTGTGACCTTCATAGGGACACGTGGAAACGAGTTTGAACTTCGTGAAAATAGAAGTGATGATAATGAAGATATAGAGCTACCACTATTCAGTATGTCCACTCTACTTAAAGCCACAAACCACTTTTCAGTGAACAGAAAACTTGGAGAGGGCGGCTTTGGACCAGTTTACAAG gGGGTACTTGAAGATGGGCAAGAAATAGCAGTGAAGCGGCTAGCAAAAACATCCACTCAAGGACTTCAGGAGTTCAAGAATGAAGTTATCTCGATATCTAAATTACAACATCGTAATCTTGTCAAGCTCTTAGGTTGCTGCATAGAAGGAGCTGAAAAGATGTTGATTTATGAATACATGTCAAACAAAGGCCTCAATTCCATCATATTTG ATAAAACTCAAAGCAAGCTACTTGATTGGCCTGCACGTTACCACATTATCCATGGAATTGCTCATGGACTTCTTTATCTTCACCAGGATTCCCGGCTTAGAATCATACATAGAGATCTCAAAGTCAGTAATATTTTGCTCGACACAGATATGAACCCGAAAATTTCAGATTTTGGCATGGCTAGAACTTTTGGAGGAAATCAGATAGAGGCAAACACAAATAGAGTGGTTGGAACATA TGGCTACATGGCGCCAGAGTATGCAGGAGACGGTATCTTTTCGATAAAGTCAGACGTATATAGCTTTGGCGTATTAGTGTTGGAAGTTGTGTGTGGGGAGAAAAACAGAGGATTCATTTACAAAGAACATTGCAACAACTTGATTGGATAT GTATGGAGACTACATAATGAAGACAATTCCTTGCAATTAGTTGATAAGTGCCTTGGTGAATCAATCAATGAGTCTCAAATCCTACGATCAGTCCATGTTGGTTTGTTGTGTGTTCAACGTGACCCGGAAGATAGACCAACTATGGAGTCTGTGATCATGATGTTGGGGAGTGAGAGTCCATTGCCTTCACCAAAAGAACCGGGATTTTACATTGAGAAAACCATGCAAAATACTATTCGATATTCACGATCCTGTGGAACAGGTTCTAATAACAAACTAAGCATTACAATGTTGATTGGCAGATAA